The following proteins are encoded in a genomic region of Ostrea edulis chromosome 7, xbOstEdul1.1, whole genome shotgun sequence:
- the LOC125655363 gene encoding uncharacterized protein LOC125655363: MASLTCQKVGRQLLESCQYCVQCNGTTHATVCGLFGNRSLCFCNKGIVESNGKCTEEIMYRFMFVGAGGLLFGIFYSIVTLVRKCRRNILSRSGRFVVQSDQENINLQSTLYAVPSDIRNYVEPSTFVHQDTQRLANYTYNHLNEPLEMEDNAFSQQMFVEQDPCDDVYNHLHEKEAPLCQGVYDVAENVSKGMFQSSDDDPTSTDFYDFAEPIDVNTF, translated from the exons TTGGTAGACAGCTGCTTGAATCCTGTCAGTATTGTGTGCAATGTAACGGGACTACACATGCAACTGTGTGTGGATTGTTTGGAAACAGATCACTATGCTTTTGCAATAAAGGCATTGTTGAATCTAATGGGAAATGTACCGAAG aaataatGTATCGATTTATGTTTGTCGGAGCAGGCGGGCTTCTCTTTGGAATATTTTACTCGATTGTAACACTTGTACGTAAATGTAGAAGAAACATACTATCCAGAAGTGGAAG GTTTGTAGTACAGTCTGATCAAGAAAACATCAATCTTCAATCCACTCTGTATGCTGTGCCCAGTGATATTAGGAATTATGTG gaacCTTCAACGTTTGTTCACCAAGATACCCAAAGACTAGCAAATTACACATACAATCACCTCAACGAACCATTGGAAATGGAAGATAATGCGTTCTCTCAGCAAATGTTTGTAGAGCAGGACCCTTGTGATGACGTGTACAACCACCTCCATGAAAAAGAAGCACCACTGTGTCAAGGCGTGTATGACGTCGCGGAAAATGTCTCTAAAGGCATGTTCCAGAGTTCTGATGATGACCCCACATCGACTGATTTCTATGATTTTGCTGAACCTATAGATGTAAACACATTCTAA